One window of Dehalobacterium formicoaceticum genomic DNA carries:
- a CDS encoding twin-arginine translocase TatA/TatE family subunit — protein MINSFMNFGFIPSIGVPELVLIAGIALVIFGPGKLPEVGKAVGKSLAEFRNAQKGTEEKIAEITDIKKA, from the coding sequence ATGATTAATAGTTTTATGAATTTTGGCTTTATTCCCAGCATTGGTGTGCCGGAACTGGTGTTAATTGCCGGTATCGCTTTGGTGATTTTTGGGCCGGGAAAATTGCCGGAAGTGGGAAAAGCGGTGGGCAAGAGTCTGGCTGAATTCCGCAATGCCCAGAAAGGTACAGAAGAAAAGATTGCAGAAATAACTGATATTAAGAAAGCCTAG